One region of Trichosurus vulpecula isolate mTriVul1 chromosome 1, mTriVul1.pri, whole genome shotgun sequence genomic DNA includes:
- the LOC118834505 gene encoding immunoglobulin alpha-2 heavy chain-like, with protein sequence MDGLPLLILPPSLIHSVEQTVLEESGGGPHQAGTTLKLKCQTSGFQFKTSKLGWYLWAPGHAPLWLTSLKSSSAEAREDRITTSREDAGSRIFLQIEGLGLRDSGQYHCSRRVGNGDDTDKLVFGRGTDVTVEPGPRAPLSPSVFLMRNQDSVACLIRNFHPKELHVSLASSGALISHQALALSPMANGTYRAVKIGRVGENDTVTCSVTHLGKEIHVSHQPDHTGPDPGIASEQKLSCTEKNLTEGPEQENKLFLSVMGLRLLFMKTVAINVLFTAMALIS encoded by the exons ATGGATGGACTGCCCCTACTTATACTACCTCCATCTCTGATTCATTCAGTGGAACAGACAGTGCTGGAAGAGTCAGGGGGAGGCCCCCACCAAGCTGGAACGACCCTGAAACTCAAATGCCAAACCTCTGGTTTCCAGTTCAAGACAAGCAAGCTTGGCTGGTACCTTTGGGCCCCTGGCCATGCCCCACTGTGGTTGACCAGTCTCAAGAGTAGTTCTGCAGAGGCCAGGGAAGACCGAATCACCACCTCCAGGGAGGATGCTGGCAGCCGGATTTTCCTGCAGATTGAAGGCCTGGGCCTCAGAGATTCTGGTCAATATCACTGTTCAAGGAGGGTGGGCAATGGAGATGACACAGACAAGTTGGTCTTTGGTCGTGGGACAGATGTGACTGTGGAGCCTG GACCTCGGGCCCCCCTGTCACCCAGTGTGTTCTTGATGAGGAATCAGGATTCTGTGGCCTGCCTGATCAGGAACTTCCACCCCAAGGAACTCCATGTGTCCCTGGCCTCCTCTGGAGCTTTGATCTCACACCAAGCTCTTGCTTTGAGTCCCATGGCCAACGGCACCTACAGGGCTGTCAAGATTGGCAGGGTTGGTGAGAATGATACAGTAACCTGCTCAGTGACACACCTTGGGAAAGAGATACATGTATCCCACCAGCCAG ATCATACTGGACCAGACCCTGGGATTGCCTCTGAACAGAAACTGTCTTGCACTGAGAAAAATCTTACAG AAGGACCTGAGCAGGAAAACAAGCTATTCCTCAGTGTGATGGGCCTGAGATTGCTATTCATGAAGACTGTGGCCATCAATGTCCTCTTCACCGCCATGGCCTTGATCTCCTGA